A region of Pyxidicoccus parkwaysis DNA encodes the following proteins:
- a CDS encoding AAA family ATPase gives MDSSQLVSSWLQGRASTGPDLELRLAPRTVSTLAARLRRAYTWIATQALVSPYQDVQFGDPVVLTGAGTRVELGPVGYSAYVLLPLLNLATSQRLLFVGAPGRGKTTMATLVALIAGGAPDEVRRSVQHGHPQLTLTDLLGSPLPSELIRAEDASHIRVAWRRWLTQRVKIVDEYNRIPTKTQSALLSLMAEGYAEMFEQVVECGRSAWFLTANDDQGGGTFPVIEALKDRIDLVVRSMPFHSHHLETLAKRVAEGTVPGQFVPSDIVFNAEELDALEREVRAVPIPSAVLELLGFFSGQLEFCQRASGQLEYMMKDTLHLAGRRVAHVCTEDCPLDKSVNLCTQTENGVSARAYQAVLLFAKALAYFRGSPEVTVEDLRQVLPWALHEKLKPNPQSAFFQKPENAVHLLDRIGWVRQLFDAAVVQQAAYAKVREPVAKLRAQAEAGPAGLDAGEVRRRMSEIQQVMEKVLQKQELNGPVHEDLVLLKNLHGRYSAYLRSLERRGKAEGA, from the coding sequence ATGGATTCCTCCCAGCTCGTCTCCTCGTGGCTCCAGGGCCGTGCCTCCACCGGTCCGGACCTGGAGCTCCGGCTCGCGCCCCGCACCGTCTCCACCCTCGCCGCCCGGCTCCGGCGCGCGTACACGTGGATTGCCACCCAGGCGCTCGTCAGCCCGTACCAGGACGTGCAGTTCGGAGACCCCGTCGTCCTCACCGGCGCGGGCACGCGCGTGGAGCTCGGCCCCGTGGGCTACTCGGCCTACGTGCTCCTGCCGCTGCTCAACCTCGCCACCTCGCAGCGCCTGCTCTTCGTCGGCGCGCCCGGTCGCGGCAAGACGACGATGGCCACGCTGGTGGCCCTCATCGCCGGAGGCGCTCCGGACGAGGTGCGCCGCAGCGTGCAGCACGGCCACCCGCAGCTCACGCTGACAGACTTGCTCGGCAGCCCGCTGCCCAGCGAGCTCATCCGCGCCGAGGACGCCAGCCACATCCGCGTCGCGTGGCGCCGCTGGCTCACCCAGCGCGTGAAGATTGTGGACGAGTACAACCGCATCCCCACCAAGACACAGTCCGCGCTGCTGTCCCTCATGGCGGAGGGCTACGCGGAGATGTTCGAGCAGGTGGTGGAGTGCGGCCGCTCCGCGTGGTTCCTCACCGCCAATGACGACCAGGGCGGCGGCACCTTCCCCGTCATCGAGGCGCTGAAGGACCGCATCGACCTCGTAGTGCGCAGCATGCCCTTCCACTCGCACCACCTGGAGACGCTCGCGAAGCGCGTGGCCGAGGGCACCGTGCCGGGCCAGTTCGTCCCCTCGGACATCGTCTTCAACGCCGAGGAACTGGACGCGCTGGAGCGCGAGGTGCGCGCCGTGCCCATTCCTTCCGCGGTGCTGGAGCTGCTGGGCTTCTTCTCCGGACAGCTCGAGTTCTGCCAGCGCGCGTCCGGGCAGCTCGAGTACATGATGAAGGACACGCTGCACCTCGCGGGCCGGCGCGTGGCGCACGTGTGCACGGAGGACTGTCCGCTCGACAAGAGCGTCAACCTCTGCACCCAGACGGAGAACGGCGTCTCCGCCCGCGCGTATCAAGCGGTGCTCCTCTTCGCGAAGGCGCTCGCGTACTTCCGAGGCTCGCCTGAAGTCACGGTGGAGGACCTGCGCCAGGTGCTCCCCTGGGCGCTGCACGAGAAGCTGAAGCCCAACCCGCAGAGCGCCTTCTTCCAGAAGCCGGAGAACGCGGTGCACCTGCTGGACCGCATCGGCTGGGTGCGCCAGCTCTTCGACGCGGCGGTGGTGCAGCAGGCCGCCTACGCGAAGGTGCGCGAGCCAGTGGCGAAGCTGCGAGCCCAGGCCGAGGCGGGCCCCGCGGGCCTCGACGCGGGCGAGGTGCGCCGGCGCATGAGCGAGATTCAGCAGGTGATGGAGAAGGTGCTCCAGAAGCAGGAGCTCAACGGCCCCGTGCACGAGGACCTCGTCCTGCTGAAGAACCTGCACGGCCGCTACAGCGCATACCTGCGGAGCCTGGAGCGCCGGGGCAAGGCGGAGGGCGCATGA
- a CDS encoding class I SAM-dependent DNA methyltransferase translates to MTSQGPSDDVTRAYDVWADVYDSQPNATRDLDAAVVRAQDPALFQGDVLELGAGTGKNTEWLAPRARSLLALDGSEGMLQRARQRPGVERVRFVQHDLRTPWPTPDGSHDTLICNLVLEHIEDLPFVFSEARRVVRPGGHFLVCELHPFRQLQGSQARFEHPETRETQRVPAYLHDVSEYLNAAARAGFVLLQAGDWRDSEAPRTAVPRLLSLLWRAV, encoded by the coding sequence ATGACTTCTCAGGGACCTTCCGATGATGTGACGCGGGCCTATGACGTCTGGGCCGACGTCTATGACTCCCAGCCCAATGCGACGCGCGACCTCGACGCCGCCGTCGTGCGCGCCCAGGACCCCGCGCTCTTCCAAGGCGACGTCCTGGAGCTCGGCGCCGGCACCGGGAAGAACACCGAGTGGCTGGCCCCACGGGCTCGCAGCCTGCTCGCGCTCGACGGCTCCGAGGGCATGCTCCAGCGCGCCCGCCAGCGCCCCGGTGTCGAGCGCGTCCGCTTCGTCCAGCATGACCTGCGCACGCCGTGGCCCACTCCGGACGGCAGTCACGACACGCTCATCTGCAACCTCGTGCTGGAGCACATCGAAGACCTGCCCTTCGTCTTCTCCGAGGCCCGGCGCGTGGTACGGCCTGGAGGCCATTTCCTCGTCTGCGAGCTCCACCCGTTCCGCCAGCTCCAGGGCAGTCAGGCCCGCTTCGAGCACCCCGAGACGCGCGAGACCCAGCGCGTCCCCGCGTACCTGCACGACGTCTCCGAGTACCTCAACGCCGCGGCCCGCGCGGGCTTCGTCCTGCTCCAGGCCGGAGACTGGAGGGACTCCGAGGCACCTCGGACCGCGGTGCCCCGGCTGCTCTCGCTGCTGTGGCGGGCTGTGTGA
- a CDS encoding radical SAM protein, translating into MSAAKPLPSLVPWEHCRALTCSVLPVRLACNLRCPFCFSRSSISALKHETSDLLHLDVASYYRNARERGATRLVITGGGEPLLRPETVLHLVREGRRFFDEVALFTNGTFLTRALAEQLADAGLSYVCWSRHAVDDADNRALMGKQAPLRADFLDAAKPLKVRATCVMARGHVDSREDAWRYIQALSPLGVREFTFKHTYVAYAQSVFRESPADRWAREHQVEEDVFEGQGQVVGRLPWGPVIRRFEEVQVCYYREPTPQWEQENGLCRSLNLLSDGSVYASLEDSRSLLYRLSD; encoded by the coding sequence ATGAGCGCCGCGAAGCCCCTGCCCTCGCTCGTGCCCTGGGAGCACTGCCGCGCGCTGACATGCAGCGTGCTGCCGGTGCGGCTCGCGTGCAACCTGCGCTGCCCGTTCTGCTTCTCGCGCTCGTCCATCAGCGCGCTGAAGCACGAAACCTCAGACCTCCTGCACCTGGACGTGGCGAGCTACTACCGGAACGCACGCGAGCGCGGAGCCACGCGCCTCGTCATCACCGGAGGCGGTGAGCCGCTGCTACGTCCGGAGACCGTGCTCCACCTCGTGCGCGAGGGCCGCCGCTTCTTCGATGAAGTGGCCCTCTTCACCAACGGAACCTTCCTCACCCGAGCGCTCGCGGAGCAACTGGCGGACGCGGGACTCTCCTACGTCTGCTGGTCCCGCCACGCGGTGGACGACGCGGACAACCGGGCCCTGATGGGCAAGCAGGCCCCGCTGCGCGCGGACTTCCTGGACGCCGCGAAGCCGCTCAAGGTGCGAGCCACCTGCGTCATGGCGCGCGGGCACGTGGACAGCCGGGAGGACGCCTGGCGCTACATCCAGGCGCTGTCCCCGCTCGGCGTGCGCGAGTTCACCTTCAAGCACACCTATGTGGCCTACGCGCAGTCGGTGTTCCGCGAGTCCCCGGCGGACCGCTGGGCCCGCGAGCACCAGGTGGAAGAAGACGTCTTCGAGGGACAAGGACAGGTGGTGGGTCGCCTGCCCTGGGGCCCCGTGATTCGCAGATTCGAGGAGGTACAGGTTTGCTACTACCGGGAGCCGACGCCGCAGTGGGAACAGGAGAACGGACTGTGCCGCTCGCTGAATCTGTTATCGGACGGCAGCGTGTACGCATCACTGGAGGACTCGCGGAGCCTGTTGTATCGGCTGAGCGACTAG
- a CDS encoding Kelch repeat-containing protein, giving the protein MTRASASKTWLLVGLWSTLAVAAAPSQDTQAGLVSPWTQAASMSRYRYSHTATLLPAGTVLVTGGSSSGGATATSETYNPATNTWSASASLSVARAGHTATRLPSGRVLIAGGGTSTTVHASAELYDPTTNTFTATGALVTARRGHKAVLLDNGQVLAVGGFGTTSYNSALRSAELYNPSTGQWTATGSLSVAAGTVTATLLDDGRVLAINDDGVTAAAELYNPSTGTWTRAANPPAFYGHAAVRLDSGAVLATGQEQYRYDSGAWLYFPEDDYWEYVSYANEMRRRGHSLTLLPSGRVLVARGTRNQIGGSAELFDPDSWSLYVVGSDAATTGHTATLLPSGGVLVVGGTSQEEPEWYSSAEIFAEP; this is encoded by the coding sequence CCGTGGACGCAGGCCGCGTCGATGAGCCGCTATCGCTACTCCCACACCGCCACGCTGCTCCCCGCAGGCACGGTGCTCGTCACCGGCGGCAGCAGCTCCGGCGGCGCGACGGCCACCAGCGAGACGTACAACCCCGCCACCAACACCTGGTCCGCCTCCGCCAGCCTGAGCGTGGCGCGCGCGGGCCACACCGCCACGCGCCTGCCCTCGGGCCGCGTGCTCATCGCGGGCGGCGGCACCAGCACCACCGTCCACGCCAGCGCCGAGCTCTACGACCCCACCACCAACACCTTCACCGCCACGGGCGCCCTGGTGACGGCGCGTCGCGGCCACAAGGCCGTGCTGCTCGACAACGGGCAGGTGCTCGCCGTCGGCGGCTTCGGCACTACCTCGTACAACAGCGCGCTGCGCAGCGCGGAGCTCTACAACCCCTCCACGGGCCAGTGGACGGCCACGGGCTCGCTGAGCGTCGCGGCCGGCACCGTCACCGCCACGCTGCTCGACGACGGGCGCGTGCTGGCCATCAACGACGACGGCGTCACCGCGGCGGCCGAGCTCTACAACCCCTCCACCGGCACGTGGACGCGCGCGGCGAATCCGCCGGCTTTCTACGGGCACGCGGCGGTGCGGCTGGACTCGGGCGCGGTGCTGGCCACGGGCCAGGAGCAGTACCGGTACGACAGCGGCGCGTGGCTGTACTTCCCCGAGGACGACTATTGGGAGTACGTCTCGTACGCAAACGAGATGCGCCGCCGGGGCCACTCGCTGACATTGCTGCCCTCGGGCCGGGTGCTGGTGGCGCGCGGCACGCGCAACCAGATTGGCGGCAGCGCGGAGCTGTTCGACCCGGACTCCTGGTCCCTTTACGTCGTCGGCTCGGACGCGGCCACCACGGGCCACACCGCGACGCTGCTGCCCTCGGGCGGAGTGCTCGTCGTCGGCGGCACCAGCCAGGAGGAGCCCGAGTGGTACTCCTCCGCCGAAATCTTCGCCGAGCCCTGA
- a CDS encoding ELWxxDGT repeat protein has product MRFQPLPWVLSLAVACGAPASRPEDEAAGEPTSSRYGTSEALQYERPLREPYRVEDIFTGPSGSDPDWLTDVNGTLFFKATDAEHGTELWRSNGTPGSTRLVADIWPGPSGGTPRNLTVAERRLFFTADDGIHGQELWTSDGTRSGTRLVMDLRQGPGASRPILLTAVGRVLYFLVLTPEGSYALWRTEGTPATTWPVPIELPTFPRSAVALHGRLYFVVEGVLYRSDGTREGTERLKAFSEHPDEVFVSSPFIADDGLYFIVGKNEDPSPQPFTVWKSDGTAEGTVAVADVYASLDFDDYVPPVTAGRRFFFTAYDSTHGAELWTSDGTPGGTGRVTDLVPGPGGSNIRELTALDGRVYFSAYTPEGGDELWRTDGTVQGTWRVKDLQPGPAGSQITRMSARAGRLFFSADDGQHGHEPWTSDGTREGTVRVGDLVPGPLPSTPASFVHSGSRVFFVATEPERGTELWALKLHAWE; this is encoded by the coding sequence ATGCGATTCCAACCGTTGCCCTGGGTCCTCTCTCTCGCCGTGGCGTGTGGTGCGCCCGCGTCACGGCCCGAAGACGAAGCCGCTGGCGAGCCGACCTCCTCCCGGTACGGCACGAGCGAAGCCCTCCAGTACGAGAGGCCACTCCGCGAGCCGTACCGGGTGGAGGACATCTTCACGGGCCCGTCCGGCTCGGACCCGGACTGGCTGACGGATGTGAACGGCACGCTCTTCTTCAAGGCCACGGACGCCGAGCACGGCACGGAGCTCTGGAGAAGCAACGGCACGCCCGGTAGCACGCGCCTCGTCGCGGACATCTGGCCCGGGCCCTCGGGAGGGACGCCGCGCAACCTGACGGTGGCGGAGCGGCGCCTCTTCTTCACCGCGGACGATGGCATCCATGGCCAGGAGTTGTGGACCAGCGATGGCACACGCTCGGGAACCCGGTTGGTGATGGACCTCAGGCAGGGGCCCGGTGCCTCGCGGCCCATCCTCCTGACCGCCGTGGGCCGGGTGCTCTACTTCCTCGTGCTCACGCCGGAGGGCAGCTACGCGCTGTGGCGCACGGAGGGCACGCCCGCCACCACGTGGCCCGTGCCCATCGAGTTGCCGACCTTCCCGCGAAGCGCCGTGGCCCTGCACGGGCGGCTCTACTTCGTCGTGGAGGGAGTGCTCTACCGGAGTGACGGTACACGCGAAGGCACCGAGAGGCTGAAGGCCTTCTCGGAGCACCCCGACGAGGTGTTCGTGTCGTCGCCCTTCATCGCGGACGACGGGCTCTACTTCATCGTGGGCAAGAACGAGGACCCGTCTCCACAGCCCTTCACGGTGTGGAAGAGCGACGGCACAGCCGAGGGGACCGTGGCCGTCGCGGACGTCTATGCCTCGCTCGACTTCGACGACTACGTCCCTCCCGTCACGGCGGGCCGCCGCTTCTTCTTCACCGCCTACGACAGCACCCATGGCGCCGAGTTGTGGACAAGTGATGGAACACCCGGGGGAACGGGCCGGGTGACCGACCTCGTCCCGGGCCCGGGCGGCTCGAACATCCGCGAATTGACCGCGCTCGACGGCCGCGTCTACTTCTCCGCGTACACCCCGGAAGGAGGCGACGAGCTCTGGCGCACCGACGGCACCGTGCAGGGCACGTGGCGGGTGAAGGACCTCCAGCCAGGGCCAGCGGGCTCTCAGATTACTCGGATGAGCGCACGGGCCGGACGCCTCTTCTTCTCCGCGGACGACGGGCAGCACGGACACGAGCCGTGGACCAGTGACGGGACGCGCGAGGGAACGGTACGCGTTGGTGACCTCGTCCCCGGGCCGCTCCCGAGCACGCCTGCCTCCTTCGTCCACTCGGGCTCGCGCGTGTTCTTCGTGGCCACGGAGCCGGAGCGCGGCACGGAATTGTGGGCGTTGAAGCTCCACGCCTGGGAGTGA
- a CDS encoding zinc-dependent alcohol dehydrogenase family protein: MKTYELRQGSGVESLVLTERPVPEPGPRELRVKLRAVSLNYRDWAILQGTYGNFARPLVPVSDGVGEVVAVGAEVRRFKVGDRVIPVYVPDWVRGGPTEESVRRRLGGPLDGLLREYACVHEDAAVAAPAHLTDAEAATLPIAGVTAWHALFTAGRVGPGDTVVVQGTGGVSLFVLQLARLAGARVLVTSRSPVKLERAMALGATAGIHTGSEPEWEARVLALTEGRGADHVVDVVGGEGVARSIEAVRVGGTVTLVGFLDSPTVRFDLARAFRRIVRLQAVSAGSREDLESLGRALAAQGVRPVVDRVFSFDEARAAYEYLASGAQFGKVVITLP; the protein is encoded by the coding sequence ATGAAGACCTACGAACTGAGACAAGGAAGCGGTGTGGAGTCCCTGGTGCTGACGGAGCGGCCGGTGCCGGAGCCCGGGCCGCGCGAGCTGCGGGTGAAGCTGCGCGCCGTGTCGTTGAACTATCGGGATTGGGCCATCCTGCAGGGGACGTACGGCAACTTCGCGCGCCCGCTGGTGCCCGTCTCGGACGGCGTGGGCGAGGTGGTGGCCGTGGGCGCGGAGGTACGGCGCTTCAAGGTGGGGGACCGCGTGATTCCCGTGTACGTGCCGGACTGGGTGCGCGGCGGGCCCACGGAAGAGAGTGTCCGCCGGAGGCTGGGAGGCCCGCTGGACGGGCTGCTGCGCGAATACGCGTGTGTCCACGAGGACGCGGCGGTGGCAGCGCCGGCGCACCTGACGGACGCGGAGGCCGCCACGCTGCCCATCGCCGGTGTCACCGCGTGGCATGCGCTCTTCACGGCGGGGCGTGTGGGGCCTGGGGACACGGTGGTGGTGCAGGGGACGGGTGGGGTGTCGCTGTTCGTGCTCCAGTTGGCGCGGCTGGCGGGAGCGCGGGTGCTCGTCACGTCGCGGAGCCCGGTGAAGCTGGAGCGGGCGATGGCGCTGGGGGCGACGGCTGGCATCCACACGGGCTCGGAGCCGGAGTGGGAGGCGCGGGTGCTGGCACTGACGGAGGGGCGCGGAGCGGACCACGTGGTGGACGTGGTGGGCGGAGAGGGTGTCGCGCGCTCGATTGAGGCGGTGCGGGTGGGCGGGACGGTGACGCTGGTGGGCTTCCTGGACAGCCCCACGGTGCGTTTCGATCTGGCGCGGGCCTTCCGGCGAATCGTCCGGCTGCAGGCGGTGTCCGCGGGCAGCCGGGAGGACTTGGAGTCACTGGGACGAGCGCTGGCGGCGCAGGGCGTGCGGCCGGTGGTGGACCGCGTGTTCTCCTTCGACGAGGCGCGCGCGGCCTATGAGTACCTGGCCAGCGGGGCGCAGTTCGGGAAGGTGGTCATCACGCTCCCGTGA
- a CDS encoding LysR family transcriptional regulator, giving the protein MLQWDDLRYFLAVHRHGTHASAGRALRVAPTTIGRRLAALETALGVKLFQRTPNGLVLSESGTQLRAHAERVEAEVLASERELSGADKRVSGPVRLTAGDGISTHLLAPRLVELQQRHPELRVELRAANLAVDLSRREADVALRLFRPREQSLIARRLATFTFGVYASELYFARRGRPSGMKDAARHDWLGPESAQDGTPPGQWLHRHVPAARVVLRSSATTVLMSACAAGQGLAVFPELLAASDSRLVPVLPRAALPTRELWAVTHQDLRHSARVAAVMDWLARLFPSRIV; this is encoded by the coding sequence ATGCTCCAGTGGGACGACCTGCGCTACTTCCTCGCCGTGCACCGCCACGGCACGCATGCCTCGGCCGGACGCGCGCTGCGTGTCGCGCCCACCACCATCGGCCGGAGGCTGGCCGCGCTGGAGACGGCGCTCGGCGTGAAGCTCTTCCAGCGCACGCCCAACGGGCTGGTGCTCAGCGAGAGCGGCACGCAGCTCCGAGCCCACGCCGAGCGCGTGGAGGCCGAGGTGCTCGCCTCCGAGCGCGAGCTGTCCGGCGCCGACAAGCGCGTGTCCGGCCCGGTGCGCCTCACCGCGGGCGATGGCATCTCCACGCACCTGCTCGCGCCCAGGCTGGTGGAGCTCCAGCAGCGCCATCCCGAGCTGCGAGTGGAGCTGCGCGCGGCCAACCTCGCCGTGGACCTGTCCCGCCGCGAGGCGGACGTCGCCCTGCGCCTGTTCCGCCCACGCGAGCAGTCCCTGATTGCCCGGAGGCTCGCCACCTTCACCTTCGGCGTCTACGCCAGCGAGCTCTACTTCGCCCGCCGAGGCCGTCCGTCTGGAATGAAGGACGCGGCCCGGCACGACTGGCTCGGTCCCGAGTCGGCCCAGGACGGCACTCCGCCGGGGCAGTGGCTGCACCGCCACGTCCCCGCCGCGCGCGTCGTCCTGCGCTCCAGCGCCACCACCGTCCTCATGTCCGCCTGCGCCGCGGGCCAGGGACTCGCCGTGTTCCCGGAGCTGCTCGCGGCCAGTGACTCGCGCCTCGTGCCCGTGCTCCCGCGCGCCGCGCTCCCCACGCGGGAGCTGTGGGCCGTCACCCACCAGGACCTGCGCCACAGCGCGCGCGTCGCCGCCGTCATGGACTGGCTGGCGCGGCTCTTCCCATCTCGTATCGTCTGA
- a CDS encoding trimeric intracellular cation channel family protein: MAIDLTPVVPEEVISLGTLIVDLVGVFAGSVLGALQAERRKMDLMGFLVLGLVSGIGGGIIRDTLLQAGPPLALVRPGYLPVAFVGAFAAFLFELRHGPGVKLLATLDALTLGAFAVAGTQRTLEVGLHPGTAVLMGVITAAGGGIVRDVLTRQTPALMRAVPGYYATAALAASLVCIVFSQAGHPKLALLAGMFVGGALRLVSLRLGWRLPVKRPRPPGAPPKESESR; this comes from the coding sequence ATGGCCATCGACCTGACACCCGTGGTCCCCGAGGAGGTCATCTCGCTGGGCACGCTCATCGTGGACCTGGTGGGCGTGTTCGCGGGCTCGGTGCTGGGCGCGTTGCAGGCCGAGCGCCGGAAGATGGACCTGATGGGCTTCCTGGTGCTGGGGCTCGTCTCCGGCATTGGCGGCGGCATCATCCGCGACACGCTCTTGCAGGCGGGGCCTCCACTGGCGCTGGTGCGGCCGGGGTATCTCCCCGTGGCCTTCGTAGGCGCATTCGCCGCGTTCCTCTTCGAGCTGAGGCATGGGCCGGGCGTGAAGCTGCTCGCGACGCTGGACGCGCTGACGCTGGGCGCGTTCGCGGTGGCGGGGACGCAGCGCACGCTGGAGGTGGGGCTGCATCCGGGCACGGCGGTGTTGATGGGCGTCATCACCGCGGCGGGAGGAGGCATCGTCCGCGACGTGCTGACGCGGCAGACGCCCGCGCTGATGCGGGCCGTGCCGGGCTACTACGCCACGGCGGCGCTGGCCGCGAGCCTCGTCTGCATCGTCTTCTCGCAGGCGGGGCACCCGAAGCTGGCGCTGCTCGCGGGCATGTTCGTGGGCGGGGCGTTGAGGCTCGTGTCGCTGCGCCTCGGCTGGAGGCTCCCCGTCAAGCGCCCGCGCCCGCCAGGGGCTCCGCCGAAGGAGTCGGAGTCCCGGTAG